The DNA window GGTCCCGCGCGCCAAGGCCCTGCTTGCGGCAGCAATTGGATCTGCCCACGGCGACGGCGCGCGCAGCAAGGATCCGGCCTTGCTCGAAGAGGAACTGGAGGAGGGTCTGGAGGATTCCTTTCCGGCAAGCGATCCGGTCTCCGTCACCGTCTCCTCGATTCCGATGCGCGATCCCAACGCCGCTCGCTGACGCCCATCCGAAAGCGTGACGCGGTTTCGGGGTGACGAGGGACGCGCGGGATGTTATCTGCCTCGGCCATGACCGATGGTGGAATGACGAAGGGCGCGATCGGCGCCGGCGCGCTTGCCGGCGAAGGCCTCAGGACGTTTTTCGAGCGCGACGCGGTCACCGTGGCCCGCGACCTTCTGGGCTGCCATCTCGCAGTCGATGGCGCCGGCGGCCGGATCACCGAGACCGAAGCCTATTTCCCCGATGATGAAGCCTCGCACAGTTTTCGTGGCCCGACCAAGCGCAACGGCGCCATGTTCGGCCGACCCGGCAATGTCTACATCTACCGCATCTACGGCATGTACTGGTGCCTGAACTTCGTCTGCCATCCGGGCTCGGCGGTGCTGATCCGCGCACTTGAGCCGGAAACCGGAATTCCCGCCATGATGGAGCGGCGCGGCACCGATATGCTGACGGCGCTCTGCAGCGGCCCGGGCAAGCTCTGCCAGGCCCTCGGCATTGACATCGAAGTCAATGACCGGCTGCTCGACCGCCCGCCCTATGCGCTAACGCCGTCTGCGCCGGTGCCCATTGTCTCGGGAAAACGCATCGGCATTACAAAAAATGCCGAGGCACCCTGGCGTTTCGGCATTCAGGGATCGCGTTATCTCAGCAAACCTTTTCGCTGATTATTCCATGACGGCGCTGTGATCGACGGCGGGCGCCGCCTTCGGCTTGCGCAGCAAAAGCACCAGCGGAATCACCGCAAGCGACATCAGCATCAAAAGCTTGAAATCGTCCATATAGGCGATGATCGTCGATTGAAGCGTGATGATCTCGTTAAGCGAGGCGCGTCCGGCAGCCGTCACAGGACTAAGCCCCTGCGCCGCCGCGGCGTTGAAGGCATGGTTGAACGGCGTCACATAGGCCGCGATCGATTCGTGATTGCGCTGAGTATTCTCGACGATCAACGCCGAGACGATCGAAATGCCGACCGATGAGCCGATGTTTCGCGAAAGATTGTAGAGGCCGGTGCCATCGCCACGCATCTGGGAGGGCAGCGTGGCGAAAGCGATCGTCGTCAGCGGCACGAAGAGGAAGCCCAGGCCGGCACCCTGGATGAAGCCGATCGAGACGATCGTCCATTGCGAGACGTCGGGCGTCCAGCCCGTCATGTCGTACATCGCCCAGGCGGTGAGCCCGAGCCCCAGCACCAGCAGCCAACGCGTATCCACCTTGCCGATCAGCCGCCCGACGATGAACATGCAGAGCATGGTGCCGAGCCCGCGCGGCCCCATGACGATACCGGCGGTGATGACGGGATAGCCCATCAGGGTCTGCAGATAAGGCGTCATCAGTGCCAGCGAGGCGAGATAGGTGATGCCGATCACGAAGATGAAGATCATGCTGATCGTGAAGTTCTGATCGAGAAACAGCTTCGGGTTGACGAAGGATTTCTCTGCGGTCAGCGTGTGCACGAGGAGCAGATAGAACGCCGCGGCGCAGACGATCGCTTCGAGCATGATCTCGCCTGATGAGAACCAGTCGAGCTGCTCGCCGCGGTCCAGGAAGAGCTGGAGCGAGGCGATGAACAGGCTCATCATACCGAAACCGAACCAGTCCAGCTTGGCGAGCAGATCCCTCTTCGTTTCCGAGACGAAGATGATGATGCCGGCAAAAGCGAGCGCCCCGATCGGCACGTTGATGTAGAACACCCAGCGCCAGCTGATATTGTCGGTCAGCCAACCGCCGATGACGGGTCCGAGTACCGGCCCGACCATGACCGAGACGCCGAAGAGAGCCATCGCCGAGCCGCGCTCCTCGACGCTATAGATGTCGAGGAGGATGCCCTGGGAAAGTGGCACCAGCGATGCGCCAAAAAGGCCCTGCATCAGGCGAAAGACGACGATCTGGTTCAGCGATTGCGCAAGACCGCAGAGGATGGAGGCGCCGACGAAGCCGGCAACGGCGACGAGCAGCACGCGCTTGCGACCGAACCTGGCGGCGAGGAAACCCGAGGGCGGCGTCATGATCGCCGCCGCGACAATATAGGAGGTCAGGACCCAGTTGATCTGGTCGGCGGAAGCCGACACGCTGCCCTGG is part of the Rhizobium bangladeshense genome and encodes:
- a CDS encoding DNA-3-methyladenine glycosylase: MLSASAMTDGGMTKGAIGAGALAGEGLRTFFERDAVTVARDLLGCHLAVDGAGGRITETEAYFPDDEASHSFRGPTKRNGAMFGRPGNVYIYRIYGMYWCLNFVCHPGSAVLIRALEPETGIPAMMERRGTDMLTALCSGPGKLCQALGIDIEVNDRLLDRPPYALTPSAPVPIVSGKRIGITKNAEAPWRFGIQGSRYLSKPFR
- a CDS encoding DHA2 family efflux MFS transporter permease subunit, encoding MTNAAPSPVNPVANRGAITACVILAVIMQALDTTIANVALPYIQGSVSASADQINWVLTSYIVAAAIMTPPSGFLAARFGRKRVLLVAVAGFVGASILCGLAQSLNQIVVFRLMQGLFGASLVPLSQGILLDIYSVEERGSAMALFGVSVMVGPVLGPVIGGWLTDNISWRWVFYINVPIGALAFAGIIIFVSETKRDLLAKLDWFGFGMMSLFIASLQLFLDRGEQLDWFSSGEIMLEAIVCAAAFYLLLVHTLTAEKSFVNPKLFLDQNFTISMIFIFVIGITYLASLALMTPYLQTLMGYPVITAGIVMGPRGLGTMLCMFIVGRLIGKVDTRWLLVLGLGLTAWAMYDMTGWTPDVSQWTIVSIGFIQGAGLGFLFVPLTTIAFATLPSQMRGDGTGLYNLSRNIGSSVGISIVSALIVENTQRNHESIAAYVTPFNHAFNAAAAQGLSPVTAAGRASLNEIITLQSTIIAYMDDFKLLMLMSLAVIPLVLLLRKPKAAPAVDHSAVME